The DNA window tcttcttcttctttccttttttttttggtagtttGTTTTCTTTAGGTTTGATTGTGGAATTCAGTTGCTGTGAATTTCTTGAATTGCGAAGGGAATTGAAGATTCTTGgattttcccctcttttttatttacttatGAAGACCATTTTAGTAAGTATATATTTTTTGCTCTGATTATTTATTGATCAGACCGAATGAGCCTACTCCAgctgaaattttgtttttttgttctttctattttcttggACGAAtgacctattttttttttttttttaatttgtgagCTTGGATTTGATAGAACTGTATTCTTTGATTAGTCAACCAGTATGGTCTTAGTGGTTCATTTTCAAGCCATGCCATGTCCATTGTTCATTAAGAAATTCATATGCCCCTAGATCTATGATCTATCTGAAGTTGCAAGAACTTCTTGCCAAGAAGTAATTATATCTCACGTAAGAAGTTCTTTAAAAATTCAGTATCCATCATGAGGGAGCTAGACTCTGGAGCAAAGTTATACAGATGGAGTttgtaaataatttaattgttaCATGAGAAGAAAACTATACCttgaaacaaataaattatttagtGATCAAGTGaagatatttgatatttgtctGACCAAGGGTGCCAATATCTATtgtttgaatatatattttcataAGGTTCATTCTTGTTGATTTGGATTTCTATGACTTCTAAAATTTTTCCAGAATAAAATGGCTTCTGTCGTAATTTAGGGCTTTTGTATCTCAACTGTCACTTTGTATATCTTGAAGCCGGATAATGgaacaaaaaatcaaacaaaatgtgTGAGATCCATGAATCACGTTCAATCAATTACTGTGTTTAAGATTCTACATTTTGCTTTGTTGGTGAATGGAACTATCAGTTCCTTCCATTGTTGTCactttcctttctcttctttccAAAAataccccccccccctcctGCTCCTTTTTCTGTTATTGACTTGCTTCTTTTGGAGTGTTTCTAACAATTGCTGATTTAACTCAGAGCATGCTTGAAAAGGAGTTCTTCACGGAATATGGAGAGGCCAGTCAATATAAAATCCTAGAAGTTGTTGGCAGGGGAAGCTATGGCGTTGTTGTGTCTGCAATAGATACACATACTGGAGAGAAAGTAGctattaaaaaaatgacaaatatcTTTGAGCATGTCTCTGATGCAACGCGCATTCTCAGGGAGATCAAGCTTCTTCGGCTGCTACGACACCCAGAGATTGTGGAAATAAAGCATATAATGCTTCCTCCCTGTAGAAGAGAATTCAAAGATATTTATGTTGTTTTTGAATTGATGGAGTCAGACCTTCACCAGGTGATAAAGATGAATGATGATCTCACTCCTGCACATCATCAATTTTTCTTGTACCAGCTACTTCGAGCTCTAAAATATATGCATACAGGTTGGTTTGGTTCCCTTCTTCACTGCATTGTAGTTGGACTTCATCTTAGAGGTGGTGCTAATTGTTTTTTCTTGATTCTTGTAGCACATGTCTTTCATCGAGATATAAAGCCAAAAAACATTCTTGCTAATGAGGACTGCAAACTAAAAATTTGTGATTTCGGGCTTGCTCGTGTGTCATTTACTGATACAGCTTCTGCAAttttttggactgtatgtttCTCCTTTATCTGGTAGAATTTATCACACACAGCACTATGTTGCTATTCTCAATTTCGTTTTTGGTAGAGGAAATGATTTTAATACGTTTAGGGATATCTgctttgtttaaattttattttgtatggTTAATGGTTATTGGATTTACTGATATCTCTTCTCGAAGGATTATGTGGCAACTCGATGGTACCGTGCTCCCGAACTATGTGGTTCATTTTCTTCGGAGGTAAGTTGTAAATTATTTCACATCACAACTGGtcccaaaattttgtttttaaaagaaTCAACATGCTACTACTCCTGATTTTCAACTCAATTTTTACAAAGACTTTCTTAGTTTCTTGTGATATTTTTTCCAGgtatatttgtttgattttgaattttctttacaaacattatttatgattattgttttttgtgcattcaacttttccctttttttttggggtgggtGCGGGGGCTCATTTACAATAGTTCCTTTCTTTAGTTAAATTCATATTGGTGTACTTAAGTTCGAGACTAGTATAGTAAAATATTATTTCAGAATCTCATACCTGATAGTTGTATGTATGGACACTCAGTTGCCTTGAACTCTCCTGAAAAGCCATGAAGGTTAGAAGAACAAAATATGTCAGTCAAtcagttgttttttttcttcttaagctTACTGTTTTGAAACGGGTCTCTTTAGATATGCTAATTTctctcaatttagttgttgtTACACTCGTCTAGTAGTTACTATGATTTATCTGTTACTTCTTTTATGCTATGAGTTTATTATTTGGATGTTTGATTTTCTGTACTTACGTCAATCAGAAGCAAGTCTCACTGATTGTCAGGTCTGATTTATGGCATTCCGAGAAGCAGCCTGATTTAGCCTTAGCCTTGCATTGCATGCCTGTTCATTCTTCAAGCTCTGCAGTCTTAATTACTCATCCACTTATATTTGTCATACGTGCACCCTTGCATGTTTGATTTTCTGTACTTGCGTCAATCAGAAGCAAGTCTCACTGATTATCAGGTCTGATTTATGGCATTCTGAGGAACAGCCTGATTTTGCCTTAGCCTTGCAATGCGTGCCTGTTTATTATTTAAGCTCTGCAGTCTTAATTGCGCATCTACTTATATTTGTTATATCATGCACCCCTGATGTGCAAAGCAACATAAAAGATTTACTGTGCTATTCCTTATAAGGTTGTTCTTAATTTACTACCGGCCATTACATTTGGAGCTTCTGATACCTAGTGAGGTGGAGGTTAGAAACATATCTTGTTAACCTAAAGTTAACTCCAAGAAAGTGTCTGACCACTAATAGATTTTTTCTTAATAATACTTACAAATTTTTAAGACAGTTTTTGCATGAAGCCATGATCATTGTAGAGATATTGTTGCATTGGTGCAAAAAGTTTGAGAAAATTCAAAGTAGACAGATATTAGAAATAGAAGAGACTTCAAATGACtatataaaaaaagaataagagagATGTCAATAAGATACGGATGGGAATGGTAAGAACAAGCATGGACTATTGAGTTAATGGAGGATGTAATTTTAGATTAGAATTAATTGCTTAGGAGAACCCACCTAGTGGATTACAACCAATTTCTCATGGTAAGAACAAGCATGGACAATAGAGTTAATGGATGGTGTAGTTTTAGATTGGAACTAATTGCTTTGGAGAATTCACCTAGTGGATTACAACCAATTTCTCTTTTGATTTGTGTTGCAAACCCACATTGTTTGTATCACGGCTTTGATGATGACGAAAACTTGCAAATTTCTAACTTCGTTGTTGAGGGATGAATTTACAGGTTCTTTGCTCTAACAAACTAGTATCCCATGTATATCTTGGATATATTATTGAATGTCTTGTTTTGCAGTTCTGTGTGCTGTAATTATCTTTCATCTAACTTGATTCCTTCATTTTTTTCAAACTACAATAGACTAATTACTATTGAGAATGGCATTAGAAAATATTAAATCAGAAACAAATGACGCACACAAAAAACACACAGATTTTAAGTTATTCAGCAATTGCCTGGTCTACAGGTGCAAAGCTGCTACGTTATTATCAAAATACTTTCAAGACTCCCTTACAGGGTTACAATATATGTACTATCAAACTCTAGGGAAAGTACCCCGTTTGCCCCCTGCAATCCAAATATAATGTTTTGTTCCAGTTGATTGGCCAGTGGGCTTGCTAGGTTGTGGCTGTTTGGTCCTTTTACTGCTGAGATAATGTATTACTCCATTGCAGTATGAATCAGTTACTAGATTTAAAGGGTTTCAATCACACTTACTCTATTCCAACTGAATATGATATTGAGCAATTGTTAAGTTCagctttgtttttttatattttactaTGCCAAAGAAGGCAGcaatcagattttttttttcttttaagcaTAGTTGTATCTAAATAATTTGAGCTTCTTATTGTGTTGCAGTTTGTGTCCAATGACCCAGCATATAGTTTTGGCATGGCAGCTTAACCATTTCCTGATATATTCCTTGCCTCATTAATTAGTTGGCAGCATTAGGTGGCGCTCAAATAATCTGTTTGCAAAATTGAGGAGTTTAAATTGTATTCTCTTGCATTTTGTAATTTGAATTGAGTTGGCTAGAAACCATAATTATTTTGGACTTTGCGATGGTGCATTTTTCTGAAACTGTTTGGTGCAGTACACCCCGGCCATTGATATCTGGAGCATTGGCTGTATATTTGCGGAATTGCTGACTGGAAAACCCTTGTTTCCCGGGAAAAATGTGGTGCATCAATTGGATCTCATAACTGACTTACTTGGCACTCCTCCTGCTGAATCCATTGCACGGGTTTGTTACCTGATTCTATCTTGTGCAGTCTGATACATATtgaattttctctttctttataTTCCAGCTTAACATTTAATTCTAATTTTGCTGAATGCtcctttttgtcaaaatttttgatTCTTTCTTTATACCTGCAGATTGGGAATGAGAAGGCTAGAAGTTATTTGAATAGCATGAGGAAAAAGTCTCCAATTCCTCTCTCTAAAGTGTTTCCTAATTCAGATCCAGTGGCTCTGCGTCTACTGAAGCGTCTGCTTGCATTTGACCCAAGGGCTCGTCCATCTGCTGAGGAGGTAAGACCTAGTGGAAGTAACTGTTAATCATTTACAACTTCTAATTACATACACTTTGTATCTACTGGGTTGGAATATGCTACCATAACTCACATGGTTTATCCGCATTTCACGGATGATGGTGCTCTATGTAGGCTTTAGCTGATCCCTATTTTCATGGTCTGGCAAATGTGGAAAATGAACCGTCAACACAACCCTTTTCGAAGCTTGAGTTCGATTTTGAAAGGACGATGCTAACAAGAGAGGATGTAAGAGAGTTGATATACAGAGAGGTATGGCCATTTTATCGGCATGCTTGCTTCAATGGtacaacttagaggtcacaagttcaaaccctggaaacagcctctccgcaTATTATGCGGGGTGAAGGCTGCGTGCATTTTGCCTGTCCCCGACCCTGTCGACTACTAGAGCCTTGGGTGCTTGAGTTGTTTACCTTATGCTAATATGCTTGCTTTAGTGGTGTTATTTTCCACTCGCTTTCGTGTTTTTCTCCTCTCCGTACTCTTTTATTTCTGACAAATCTTTATTCTAAATGCAAACAGATTTTGGAGTATCATCCACAAATGCTGCAGGAGTACCTCCAAGGCACACATCAGATTAGCTTCATGTATCCTAGGTGAGGCATTCATGTGTTCTAACTTCTACCCATGTTGAAAAAGTCAATGCAATGTGATTTTGTGGATATCTATGAGGCGTGTCGTTGTGACTCGCTACAAGGAAGTAACACAACCCACCCAACCCCCAAACACACGCACACAAAACACCACCCCTAGTTGGCTAATTATGCTATAAAAATCAGCTTTTGTTCAAGCATAAGGTCTTTTTATTGCTCTCATTATTTCATTATCAATCATGACCACAGATTAGTTGCTATTTCATTCTTCTCCTTCTGCCCTGTAAAGAGCAGCTGCCTTTAGCATGTGCTCTTGCAGTTTGTGCATGAACTTATGGGTTATTTAGTGTTAGCTATTGACTGAACAATGTGTCCTTGAGATTCTTCTAATCGATATTTTGCTTTTGAAGAAAATTTGGAGCTGATATTATTTGAGGAAAATGAATAGTTTTTCACCCCTTAGCGAGTCATTCGATGCTGAGAAGCACCGAAGAGGTTGATATAGGATGGTAACCTCTGAGCTTCTAAAGAAACCTGGCTTGCAAATGACACAGCTAGTTTTGCTCAGGAGACAGCTCAGTTGCCACTTATTAAATAGGAGTCGTTATTCACATACTTGTACTTTGGTCATGTAGAAT is part of the Tripterygium wilfordii isolate XIE 37 chromosome 7, ASM1340144v1, whole genome shotgun sequence genome and encodes:
- the LOC120003008 gene encoding mitogen-activated protein kinase 17-like, yielding MLEKEFFTEYGEASQYKILEVVGRGSYGVVVSAIDTHTGEKVAIKKMTNIFEHVSDATRILREIKLLRLLRHPEIVEIKHIMLPPCRREFKDIYVVFELMESDLHQVIKMNDDLTPAHHQFFLYQLLRALKYMHTAHVFHRDIKPKNILANEDCKLKICDFGLARVSFTDTASAIFWTDYVATRWYRAPELCGSFSSEYTPAIDIWSIGCIFAELLTGKPLFPGKNVVHQLDLITDLLGTPPAESIARIGNEKARSYLNSMRKKSPIPLSKVFPNSDPVALRLLKRLLAFDPRARPSAEEALADPYFHGLANVENEPSTQPFSKLEFDFERTMLTREDVRELIYREILEYHPQMLQEYLQGTHQISFMYPSGVDQCKEQFALLEELEEHSQSENSPPHLRKHASSLPRERVCTADEVDDCGTLSAGFVSCASIHSPPRSQGTRELPSPSAHAVAVQSIASKPKCRNLLRSDSIGASSSRCVV